AAGCCATGCGTTACTGGTCCACCCTTCCGCACGAGAGCGTGAAGACCACCGCCGACTGGGTCCGCAGCATGCTCAGCCCGCCGCCGGACAACGACGATTTCATCGTCACGCTGGACGGGGAATGCATCGGTAAGATGGGTGCCTGGCAGCTGCCCGACTTCGGCTACCTGCTCGATCCCGTGCAGTGGGGCCGGGGCTTTGCCAGCGAGGCGCTGGCCGCCTTCCTCGCCCATCGCCGCCGCGCCGGAAGCGCGTTCCTGACCGCCGACACCGATCCCCGCAATGCCGCCAGCATCCGCCTTCTGCAGCGGCACGGCTTTCACGAGACCGGCCGGGCCGAAAAGACCTGGCTGATCGGCGGCGAATGGTTCGACAGCATCTACTGGCGCAAGGACCTCT
Above is a window of Sphingomonas glaciei DNA encoding:
- a CDS encoding GNAT family N-acetyltransferase, which encodes MVETITTERLVLRRARIEDVGPMHRIMRDPKAMRYWSTLPHESVKTTADWVRSMLSPPPDNDDFIVTLDGECIGKMGAWQLPDFGYLLDPVQWGRGFASEALAAFLAHRRRAGSAFLTADTDPRNAASIRLLQRHGFHETGRAEKTWLIGGEWFDSIYWRKDL